The proteins below are encoded in one region of Microbacterium pygmaeum:
- a CDS encoding sensor histidine kinase yields the protein MALVIGAIIFVGVLSSTLRDASARAGETRAEELAARIDAQGLEAIRNLDDDEVVLLLDADGEVVAASSDAEGLSIPSSTEPLTVVVDGDPMLLVPEDLDDDRILMVGVPTDDDQETVGTVITLLVVAVPVLVLLVGVTTWLMIGRALAPVARIRSEVDDITADRLDRRIPVPESRDEIAALATTMNGMLGRLDVAAQAQRRFISDASHELRSPLATIRQHVELSQAHPDLTSVEELSSVVHEEGLRLQGLVDALLVLAKLDEGAGGAQVTVDLDDCALAEAARLRTLGFTVDASGVGPARMQGDARLVGQLVRNLADNAARHARGRIAIAVLERNGAAVLTIEEDGDGVPVDERTRIFERFVRLDEARSRDAGGSGLGLAIVHGIARSAGGSVAVDDGRWGGARFTVTFPASS from the coding sequence GTGGCGCTGGTGATCGGCGCGATCATCTTCGTCGGCGTACTGAGCTCGACGTTGCGTGACGCATCCGCTCGCGCCGGCGAAACACGTGCCGAGGAGCTCGCCGCGCGCATCGACGCGCAGGGCCTCGAGGCGATCCGGAATCTGGACGACGACGAGGTCGTCCTGCTGCTCGACGCCGACGGCGAAGTGGTCGCCGCTTCATCGGACGCCGAGGGCCTCAGCATCCCTTCCTCAACCGAACCGCTGACCGTCGTGGTCGACGGCGATCCGATGCTTCTCGTGCCTGAAGATCTCGACGACGATCGCATCCTGATGGTCGGGGTGCCCACCGATGATGATCAGGAGACGGTCGGTACGGTCATCACCCTGCTCGTGGTGGCGGTGCCGGTCCTGGTTCTCCTTGTCGGCGTGACCACCTGGCTTATGATCGGCAGGGCCCTCGCTCCCGTGGCACGGATCCGCTCCGAAGTCGATGACATCACCGCTGATCGGCTCGACCGGAGGATCCCGGTGCCCGAGTCGCGGGACGAGATCGCCGCGTTGGCGACGACCATGAACGGGATGCTGGGGCGCCTCGACGTGGCAGCGCAAGCGCAACGGCGCTTCATCTCCGACGCGTCGCATGAACTGCGGTCGCCGCTGGCGACGATCAGGCAGCACGTCGAGCTGTCGCAGGCGCACCCCGATCTGACCTCCGTCGAGGAGCTTTCAAGCGTCGTTCACGAGGAGGGTCTGCGACTGCAGGGACTTGTCGATGCGCTGCTCGTGCTCGCAAAGCTCGACGAAGGTGCCGGCGGTGCCCAGGTGACGGTCGACCTCGACGACTGCGCGCTCGCCGAGGCCGCACGGTTGCGAACGCTCGGGTTCACGGTCGACGCGTCGGGCGTGGGCCCCGCGCGCATGCAAGGTGACGCTCGCTTGGTGGGCCAACTCGTTCGCAACCTCGCTGACAATGCGGCTCGCCACGCTCGCGGCCGGATCGCGATCGCCGTGTTGGAACGCAACGGAGCGGCGGTGTTGACGATCGAAGAAGACGGTGATGGCGTTCCCGTCGACGAGCGCACGCGTATCTTCGAGCGGTTCGTCCGTCTCGATGAGGCTCGATCGCGAGATGCTGGCGGAAGCGGTCTCGGGCTTGCCATCGTGCACGGCATCGCCCGTTCCGCCGGCGGAAGCGTCGCGGTCGACGACGGACGATGGGGTGGGGCACGGTTCACAGTGACATTCCCCGCGTCTTCCTGA
- a CDS encoding response regulator transcription factor, producing MRRGLEAEGFAVDVAHNGVDGLWRARETRYDVIILDLMMPGMSGWKVCEALRAEENWTPVLMLTAKDGEWDQVEALETGADDYVTKPFSFAILVARLRALIRRGAVERPAVLEAGDLWLDPGARKVWRGDVEVALTSREFAVLHHLMRHRGQVLTKRDVIDGVWDDDFEGDPNIVEVYIGHLRQKVDRPFERRSIETVRGAGYRLAVDGG from the coding sequence GTGCGTCGAGGGCTGGAGGCTGAGGGCTTCGCCGTCGATGTCGCTCATAACGGCGTGGATGGGTTGTGGCGTGCCCGCGAGACTCGCTATGACGTCATCATCCTCGATCTGATGATGCCCGGGATGAGCGGATGGAAGGTCTGCGAGGCCCTCCGCGCTGAGGAGAACTGGACCCCGGTGCTCATGCTGACCGCGAAGGACGGCGAGTGGGACCAGGTCGAGGCGCTTGAGACCGGCGCCGACGACTACGTCACCAAACCGTTCTCGTTCGCCATTCTGGTGGCGCGGTTGCGCGCCCTGATCCGCCGTGGCGCGGTGGAACGTCCCGCGGTCCTCGAGGCGGGTGATCTTTGGCTCGATCCGGGGGCGCGGAAGGTCTGGCGCGGTGATGTGGAAGTGGCTTTGACCTCTCGCGAGTTCGCCGTGCTGCACCATCTGATGCGCCACCGCGGCCAGGTGCTGACCAAGCGTGACGTCATCGACGGCGTGTGGGATGACGACTTCGAGGGCGACCCGAACATCGTCGAGGTCTACATCGGCCACCTCCGGCAGAAGGTCGATCGCCCCTTCGAGCGACGCTCCATCGAAACGGTGCGGGGTGCGGGCTACCGTCTGGCGGTCGACGGTGGGTAA
- a CDS encoding serine hydrolase domain-containing protein, giving the protein MLKKSLTALLVAGVLALSSAGPATAVGDPGPAQLSADPTTITVGGSSTVTASNLESGATAYFSTSPGGSLSAQQVAAPDGTAQTIFTASAAGTYAVNLGDGENTIATVEITVADESDPGPAELSADPTTIMVGGSSTVTATNLEDGATAYFSTSPGGSLSAQQAAAPDGTAQTIFTASAAGTYAVNLGDGENTIATVEITVANENTSPPGALFTHAVTPAGGYAADGAAGVNTAMSPELQIKIQERIDAFQKQYNVVGLSAVVVTRDPVSGAPVTTHFAAGSPTEGSSERVGASTQFEIASQTKVYTSDLLAYLVAEGRVSLDDTVQKYAPEGVIVPTWPQPDGTHTEITLRDLATHQAALPDSPENYWEPCDGVENCTNPLPLYTQEMLWSAVSTQPLLWEPGTNWLYSNFGFGLLGTILANVIDPTATLTDPPKYEQALRGAFLENLGMSSTTLGTGPRMATPYLTDTDHTVNTETFYWFDTNALAGMGGLVSDANDMVTWDKAHLGDIPADAPLGVRAMADTLAPQSTITTICQEPDPTTCAPATNFQMGLGWQLYPATTGMGVNWAFKNGGTTGFSSDTVLAPDQGLAVTALWNQGRPEGQNIELAPAILSQIVHFKPEKHILPATGADAAELLVPAFGGAALIAGGAALILIRRRRPGMSRIR; this is encoded by the coding sequence ATGCTGAAGAAGTCCCTGACCGCACTCCTGGTGGCTGGGGTGTTGGCGCTTTCCAGCGCCGGACCCGCGACGGCTGTTGGAGATCCCGGCCCGGCGCAATTGTCCGCTGACCCGACGACGATCACGGTCGGCGGATCCTCGACAGTGACGGCCAGCAATCTGGAAAGCGGTGCGACGGCATACTTCAGCACGAGTCCCGGTGGATCGTTATCCGCGCAGCAGGTCGCCGCACCCGATGGCACGGCCCAGACGATCTTCACCGCGTCCGCGGCCGGCACCTACGCAGTCAACCTCGGCGACGGGGAGAACACGATCGCCACAGTCGAGATCACCGTCGCAGACGAGTCAGATCCCGGCCCGGCCGAATTGTCCGCTGACCCCACCACGATCATGGTCGGCGGATCCTCGACGGTCACGGCCACCAACCTGGAAGACGGTGCGACGGCGTACTTCAGCACGAGTCCCGGTGGATCGTTATCCGCGCAGCAGGCCGCCGCACCCGATGGCACGGCCCAGACGATCTTCACCGCATCCGCGGCCGGCACCTACGCAGTCAACCTCGGCGACGGGGAGAACACGATCGCCACAGTCGAGATCACCGTCGCAAATGAGAACACGTCCCCGCCTGGCGCCCTGTTCACTCACGCAGTAACTCCCGCCGGCGGTTACGCAGCGGACGGCGCGGCCGGGGTCAACACCGCGATGTCGCCGGAGCTGCAGATCAAGATCCAGGAGCGCATCGACGCATTCCAGAAGCAGTACAACGTCGTTGGGCTGTCCGCCGTGGTGGTCACTCGAGATCCCGTCAGCGGTGCGCCCGTCACGACACATTTCGCTGCCGGTAGCCCCACAGAGGGATCGTCCGAGCGGGTCGGCGCGTCGACGCAGTTCGAGATCGCGTCGCAGACGAAGGTGTACACGTCCGATCTGCTCGCCTACCTGGTGGCTGAGGGTCGGGTCTCGCTGGATGACACGGTGCAGAAGTACGCACCGGAGGGCGTCATCGTGCCCACGTGGCCCCAGCCCGACGGCACGCACACAGAGATCACTCTGCGCGATCTCGCCACGCACCAAGCCGCGCTGCCCGACTCACCCGAGAACTACTGGGAGCCCTGTGACGGCGTCGAGAACTGCACAAACCCGCTACCGCTCTACACGCAGGAGATGCTCTGGAGCGCCGTGTCCACCCAGCCTCTGCTGTGGGAGCCGGGCACGAACTGGTTGTACTCCAACTTCGGGTTCGGTCTGCTCGGCACCATCCTCGCCAACGTGATCGACCCGACCGCGACGCTCACCGACCCGCCGAAGTACGAACAGGCACTGCGAGGCGCCTTCCTCGAAAACCTCGGCATGTCCTCGACCACGCTCGGCACCGGGCCCCGCATGGCGACCCCCTACCTGACCGACACGGATCACACGGTCAACACCGAGACGTTCTACTGGTTCGACACCAACGCCCTGGCAGGCATGGGCGGGTTGGTATCCGACGCAAACGACATGGTCACCTGGGACAAGGCGCACCTCGGCGACATCCCCGCCGACGCACCGCTGGGCGTGCGAGCAATGGCAGACACGCTCGCGCCGCAGAGCACCATCACCACGATCTGCCAGGAACCGGACCCCACGACATGCGCGCCGGCCACCAACTTCCAGATGGGCCTCGGTTGGCAGCTCTACCCCGCCACCACCGGCATGGGCGTGAACTGGGCCTTCAAGAACGGCGGCACCACCGGATTCAGCTCAGACACCGTGCTCGCCCCGGATCAGGGCCTCGCCGTCACCGCACTGTGGAACCAAGGGCGGCCCGAAGGGCAGAACATCGAGCTCGCGCCGGCAATCCTCTCGCAGATCGTGCACTTCAAGCCCGAGAAGCACATCCTGCCAGCCACCGGCGCAGACGCGGCAGAGTTGCTCGTGCCCGCCTTCGGCGGCGCGGCGCTGATCGCCGGTGGAGCCGCACTCATACTGATCCGCCGCCGCCGGCCCGGGATGAGCAGAATCCGCTGA